The Pukyongia salina genome segment GGGCGTGCGCCATATTATCACGCAGATAGTCGAAACCAAACTCGTTATTGGTTCCGTAGGTGATATCGGCATTATAAGCTTTTCTTCTGTCTTCCGAATTGGGCTGATGGTAATCTATACAGTCTACTGTTAAACCATGAAACTCGAAGATGGGTGCCATCCAGGCCGAGTCACGTTTGGCAAGGTAATCGTTCACCGTTACAAGATGTACTCCGTTCCCGGCCAGGGCGTTGAGGTAAACTGGTAATGTTGCTACCAGCGTTTTACCTTCACCGGTCTGCATTTCGGCAACCTTTCCCTGATGCAGAGCTACACCACCTACTAGCTGAACATCGTAATGTACCATGTCCCAGGTAACTTCCTTTCCAGCGGCGTCCCATGAATTCTTCCAAATAGCTTTTTCCCCGTCCAGGGATACATAGTCCTTGGATCCGGAAAGTTCGCGATCGAAGGGGGTAGCGTTTACAGTTAAAGTTTCATTGTCCTTAAATCGCTGTGCTGTTTCTTTGATCACGGCAAAAGCTTCGGGCAGGATGTCGTCCAGGGTTTTTTTCTCGATCTCGTATCGATCGTTTTTCAGAGAGTCGATCTGGTTATAGATATCTTCCTTTTTGTCGATATCTTCCATTTCTTCGGCTTCCTTCTGAAGTTTTTCGATTTCGGCATTGATCTCTGCCTGATCTTCCCTGATCCGTTTTCTGAATTCGTCCGATTTTCCCCTTAGTTCATCTATTGTAAGTTTGGATATCTCGGGTTCGAAGGCTTTGATCTGGTCTACAATGGGTTGGATCTCACCGATATCCTTTTTGGATTTATCTCCAACAAAAACTTTTAATACGCTATCTAGCAATCCCATGATTTATATGTTATTTCGGCTCAACGACACTTGAAGGTTAAGGCATACAAAAAAACTGTAAAAAAACCAGTCTGCCAAAAGCTTGAACGCTTTTTATTTCCAGTTTGTCGGGCACAAAAAAAGCCTCGTAAACGAGACTTTTTAAATTATTTTTATGTTGCAATGCAACGTGAATTAATATTCATCTTCATTCCACAGATAATCTTCATCTGTAGGATAGTCTGGCCAGATCTCCTCGATAGAATCGTATGAGTCTCCTTCATCTTCGATCGCTTGTAAATTTTCAACTACTTCAAGCGGAGCTCCGGTTCTGATCGCGTAATCGATCAACTCGTCTTTAGTCGCCGGCCAGGGCGCATCACTCAAATATGATGCTAATTCTAATGTCCAGTACATAGTACGTAATAGTGTTTAATATTTTGCAAAAATAATTTTTTGTTTCAAAAAGTCAAGAAAAAAATGAATTATTTCAGCTGTATTTTAAAGAACGTGTATAAGTAACTGAAAAACAGCAACTTAAAATAAGTTTACAAAAGGAATTTACAGTTTCTCAGGAATCCATTTAATTTCTTCTGCCTGAAGGTCATTAGACAACTTCCGTGCCAGTACAAAAAGATAATCGGATAGTCTGTTCAAATACCTTAAAACCGCCTCATCAATGGGTTCTTTGGCATTTAAAAAGGTAGCCAAACGCTCGGCGCGACGGCAAACACAGCGCGCTATGTGACAATATGACACGGTGGTGTGCCCACCGGGAAGAACAAAGTGCGTCATTGGTGGCAGTGCGTCATTCATGCTGTCCATTTCTGTTTCCAGCAAGTTGATATCGGCTTCGTTTATTTTTGGGATGTTTAATCGTTCTTTTCCGCTTTTAAGGGTAGCTTTGGCCGGATCTGTGGCAAGGATAGCGCCCACAGTAAATAATTTTTCCTGAATACCAATTAGCATTTGCTTATAATGTGCGTCGATCTGTTGGTCGCGAATAAGACCCAAATACGAATTTAATTCGTCTACAGTACCATAACTCTCTATCCTGATATGATGCTTCTCTACCCTGGTTCCTCCAAATAAGGCTGTTGTACCTTTGTCACCTGTTCTGGTGTATATTTTCATTGATCGGTCTTATTATGTTGTTCCCGTTCCTTTTTCTTTTCGTAATAGGCATCTCTGAAACTTCGCTGCTGTCTTTTGCGATTCGTCGATACATTCTTCCTGCTCCATACATACACCAGTATTACCAGGAACATAAGCCCGATAATTATAACATATGGATTCGTGAGCAAATCTGAATTCATAGCATAAAGATACTGAAATTTGAAAAGACCAAAGCCGCATGTAACCGAGGAAATATCCTTATTTCTTCCGCAGATGTAGATTTAGTTGCATACAAGAATAGAGGTGAGAGTTGCTAACCGCAGAGCGTTCCCAATCGTAACGATGTGCAGCTTTTCCCCAACGTAGTTTTTTCTCTTTCGAAAACGGTAGCATGGCGTACAAGAAATACCATTTGGATTTCCCTAATACCCCGCGTCTCTCTAACAGCTCGAAATTCGATTCAAATTTTCGGTATGTTTTTCTACTGAAAGGCCACTCCCAGGCTGCATCGCTCTGAAATGGACGATACAGCATCCTGATAAACCAAATTGGATAACTGGTTTGCAAGGGATCGTAACTAATGATCTCACCACCCGGAGCTAGTTTTTCATCCAGTCTCAGGATAAGATTATCCACATTCTTAAAATGATGCAACACCCCATAGGCATAAATAAGGTCGAAGTTAGATTCTGTAAAATCCTCCGAGAAGAAATCGGCCGCGATCGCCCTGGCATGAGGTATATCCTTAAGTTTCTCATTTAGCTTCGCTATCGCCACATCACTAAGGTCTAGACCAACATAGGTTTTGCAATTTGTTGCCATATAGCGCGACAGGCTATTCCCCGAATAGCACCCAAGGTCCAGCACCCTTTTATTGGAAAGATCTCCCATCCATTGCTGGTGCAACGCATAGGATTGCTCGAGTATACCGAGTTCTTTTCTAATATTTTTCAAGGATTTTTCCCGTACGAACGACCAGATCCGGGAGGGTAAGGACTTCTTTTTCTTATTGTAGAACTCCTTTTGTTTTTCGTTCTTTTTCAGGGTATCCTGCAGGGTTTCCATGCAGCAAAGATACTTATTTAATCCGGGTATCGCTCTCTACCATTCCGTCTCTCAGCCTGATAATTCGATGGGCATGTGCTGCGATATCTTCTTCGTGTGTTACGATGATCACCGTATTTCCGTTACGGTGGATCTCGTCGAAAAGGTTCATGATCTCATCCGAAGTCTTAGAATCCAGGTTACCGGTTGGTTCATCTGCCAGAATAATGGAAGGCTTGTTTACCAGGGCTCTTCCAACGGCTACCCGTTGTCTCTGTCCTCCGGAAAGTTGGTTGGGTTTATGGTCCATTCGATCTGCCAGGCCTACATCGCTAAGGACCTCCTCGGCACGCAGCTTTCGCTGACTCTTACTCGCACCGGCATAGATCATCGGCAGGGCCACATTTTCCAGAGCCGTTGTTCGCGGAAGTAAATTAAAGGTTTGAAAAACAAAACCTATTTCGGTATTCCTAATTTCCGCCAGCTCATCATCCGTCATATTACTTACATCCTTCCCATTGAGTTCGTAGGTACCCGCTGTAGGAGTGTCCAGGCAACCCAGGATATTCATAAGGGTAGATTTTCCCGAACCGGAAGGGCCCATCAAAGCCACGTATTCACCGCGTTCGATATCGAGATCGATTCCCATAAGAACTTTTACAACTTCCTGTCCCAGAGGAAAATCTCTTCGAATTCCCCTAATTTTAATTACATAGTCCATAGTGATCGCAGGCGGTTTTTAAGTTCTGCAAGATAGTAGTTTTTAGCATATGACGCAGCCTCAGCCCTGTTGTTACACGCGAATCCTAAAATCTTGTTTTTTCTGTTCTTTTCTGAAAAAGATCAACCCCCATTGAAAAGTGTCTATACTTACCGTAACCTGTTTATTAGCGATGATCTTCTTCCAGGCAGCATTCATTTCGCGGCTCCAGTGGATATCATCCAGGATCACGATGCTGTTATAGTGAATGCATTTCAGAAGTAATTCAAAATAACGAAGCGTATCTTTTTCGGTGTGATTTCCGTCCACATAAATAAGATCGAAAGATTCGTTACAGCCAGAAAGATAAGTATCGAAATCGGTGTTGAGCATTTCAATATTATTCACACCAAATTGGTTAAAATATTCCTTTGCCTTGTTCGCTGTGGCCGGGCACCCTTCCAGCGTGGTGATCGTGGATTGCTCGTGACCTAATGCCATTGCAAAGGTGGATAACCCAAGGGATGTCCCAAGTTCGAGTATACTGTTAGGTTGGTGAAAACGGGTTAACCTGTACAGCAGTTTTTGTCTTTTAATACTCATTCCGGCATGCCTGGCTATAGCCGAAATTTTTCTCACCTCGGATTTGAACACCCTGGATCCTGCGCCCAGATCGGTCACCGAGATCGTACTATCATCTGCTAGCAGTGCCTTTCTATGTGCTGAAAGAGCATCGTAGGCGGGGTAATAAGACCGGTCGTAAAAACATTGGGTGAGGAGATTATACACAAAAGGCGAATGAACCCCGTGCTGGTTTGAGGCTCCAGTGAGAAATTTTAGATAGG includes the following:
- a CDS encoding O-methyltransferase produces the protein MIYPFTSYLKFLTGASNQHGVHSPFVYNLLTQCFYDRSYYPAYDALSAHRKALLADDSTISVTDLGAGSRVFKSEVRKISAIARHAGMSIKRQKLLYRLTRFHQPNSILELGTSLGLSTFAMALGHEQSTITTLEGCPATANKAKEYFNQFGVNNIEMLNTDFDTYLSGCNESFDLIYVDGNHTEKDTLRYFELLLKCIHYNSIVILDDIHWSREMNAAWKKIIANKQVTVSIDTFQWGLIFFRKEQKKQDFRIRV
- a CDS encoding cob(I)yrinic acid a,c-diamide adenosyltransferase, coding for MKIYTRTGDKGTTALFGGTRVEKHHIRIESYGTVDELNSYLGLIRDQQIDAHYKQMLIGIQEKLFTVGAILATDPAKATLKSGKERLNIPKINEADINLLETEMDSMNDALPPMTHFVLPGGHTTVSYCHIARCVCRRAERLATFLNAKEPIDEAVLRYLNRLSDYLFVLARKLSNDLQAEEIKWIPEKL
- a CDS encoding DUF2795 domain-containing protein; translated protein: MYWTLELASYLSDAPWPATKDELIDYAIRTGAPLEVVENLQAIEDEGDSYDSIEEIWPDYPTDEDYLWNEDEY
- a CDS encoding ABC transporter ATP-binding protein; translated protein: MDYVIKIRGIRRDFPLGQEVVKVLMGIDLDIERGEYVALMGPSGSGKSTLMNILGCLDTPTAGTYELNGKDVSNMTDDELAEIRNTEIGFVFQTFNLLPRTTALENVALPMIYAGASKSQRKLRAEEVLSDVGLADRMDHKPNQLSGGQRQRVAVGRALVNKPSIILADEPTGNLDSKTSDEIMNLFDEIHRNGNTVIIVTHEEDIAAHAHRIIRLRDGMVESDTRIK
- a CDS encoding class I SAM-dependent methyltransferase; translated protein: METLQDTLKKNEKQKEFYNKKKKSLPSRIWSFVREKSLKNIRKELGILEQSYALHQQWMGDLSNKRVLDLGCYSGNSLSRYMATNCKTYVGLDLSDVAIAKLNEKLKDIPHARAIAADFFSEDFTESNFDLIYAYGVLHHFKNVDNLILRLDEKLAPGGEIISYDPLQTSYPIWFIRMLYRPFQSDAAWEWPFSRKTYRKFESNFELLERRGVLGKSKWYFLYAMLPFSKEKKLRWGKAAHRYDWERSAVSNSHLYSCMQLNLHLRKK